The nucleotide window GTACAAGGGCATTTCCTCCAAGTCCCCAATATCCGTTTTCCACTATAGCACCGTATTGAGCTAATAAAGTAAGAAGTATTGATATAATCCACTTAATTTTATTCATCTTTATCCTTCCTTTCTACATTTTTAAAAATTAATCAAACATATCGTTGATAAATTTTTGTATTTCTTCTTCTGTATCTTCAAAGACATATTTGAAAGATACGTGTGTTGTCCATTCTGTCCGTGTAATATCACTTCCCTCGACGGTGTACGAATGTTTTTTGTAAGAGCCGACACTGTATAATTGACCGCTTGTTTTTCCTCTGAGTTTTACAACAATAATGTCTCCTTCTCTACCAGAGTACAATTCGTAGTTGCTACTTTCTCTTACTTTATGTTCAGCTTTTGCAATCATTAGTCTGTCGTTAGCATTAAGACCCGATAAATCAGCTTTCTCTTGTGTTCTTATTAAATCTGATTTTAAATTTTCTCTGTTAATATTTCTTTTCATTTTCTTTCCTCCTAATTATATTTAAATTCTGTTTTTCTATTTTTGATAGTAACTTTGATTTTGTTAGGGTCTACAACCCAGTGGGAATCTACCATTTTTTTGTAATCCCCAGTATAAATAACGCTGATTATATATTTTTTAGTACCAACAACAAAAGCATTTCTGTTATTATTGTAAACAACTACCATTTCGTTGTCGGCTAAATTATTTATTTTTACAAATTCCTTATTCATCATAAATTGTTTCATTATTTCAAATTTACGGTCTTCTCTCCATGCGACATCTGAACTTAAGCATGGTAATAGATACCCCCATAAACCTGTAATGTTTTTAGACCCACCAAATCTTGTAAAACCTGTAAGTGTTTCAATATGTTTATTTATTTTTCTTTCCATATTATTTCCTCCTATTTTTTATTTGGGGGATTTCTCCCCCTATATATAATTTGGTTTGTTAAGCTATTTTCTTAGTTGAAACCCATACGTCATAGGTTTCTTCCTCTGTGATGTATTCTTGGTTTCCGTTCCAGTACGTATGAATACCAGTAACGATACTTGAAGTTGCCTGTGTTTCATATTCGTAATTCTCGAATATATCCAACACTTGCATTACTTCTTTGGTCGTGTAGCCGTCTAATATCCAGCCACAAAGCCAGTTGTTCAACCAAGATTGAGTATATTCAATCTCGTATTCATCGTTTATTTTCAATTCTCCGTTGCCGATTTCGTCTTGTATGACACTTTCGACAAAGTCTTTAAAATTTTCTTTCATAGTTCCTCCTACTAAAATGATTTTTGTCAAATCGTTTGACAAAATGCAAATGATAAGGTAAAAAAATATAGGAATTTTCCTTTTGTGATATAGTTATATCATATAATTTGACTTTTGTCAAGCGTATATTTGATTTTTGTCAAATTATTTTACAAATGTAAAAAATGATAGTATAATTTAATAAGACAATAGGAGGATTTATAATGGATAAAATTGAAGAAGTGTCAATTGCAATTAGAAAAAGAAGAGAAGAATTAGGATTATACCAAGAAGATGTAGTTGAAAAACTAAGAAAAGAGAATATTCATATTTCGGTATCTGGACTTTCAAGAATCGAAAGTTCGGAAAGACAAAAATTAGACTCGAAACTGCTGATAGCTCTATCGAAAATATTGAAAAAAGATTTTATGGCAATATTAGGACATAATCCTCAAAATTTCAATGGACAATCGGAAGTGAGAGAAGAATCGAATGTATATGGAGGCTCTTTCCAAAGTTTCGTGACCATACCACTTTATAGTATGGCTTCTGCAGGAAACGGATTAATAGAATTTAGCAATGAAGTCGATTATATAGATATACCTAAATTAAATGGAAACGTAAAAAAGAGCGATTTTGCTTCAAAGGTAAAAGGTGATAGTATGGAACCTTATTATCACGAAGGAGATATAATAGTTGTAGATGTTTCAAATAGAGATATTCGGACATTAAATGGTAAAGAAGCATTAATTGATTATGACGGAAAAAGGTATTTAAAAATTGTAGAGTTTGAAGTAGGCACAGGGGATTTACGATTAAAGTCATATAATCCTGCTTATAGTGACATTCAAATTAAAAACTATGACCTTGACGAAGTTGAGTGTAAAGGAGTTATAAGTATGGTAATTAGTATGAGAAATAATAAAAGAATATAAAACTTCCGATGGATTTAGAGTTTAGGGAAGTTTGAAAAAGTAATATAAAAAAATAATATTTTATAACTATAATTATAATTTATATGTTGTTCATAAATACTGATATTGTTACCTTTATTAAAAAATATTTATATATTTTATAATATAATTTTTGTTGACATTATATAAAAAAAAGTATATAAATATATAAAGAATAAAGGAGGATATATTATGAAAACAATGGGGAGTATTTTTAAAGAATATAGAAAAAAAGAACGAATAACACAAAGAGAATTAGCGGATTTGTTAAATTGTAGTTTACAATCAATTGCTAAAATTGAGACAAATAAATCAAATGCCGGTCCTAAAATATTAACTGAATTTTTGAAACAAAGGAATATTGATAAAGAAACGAGAAAAATCATTTTTGAATATAAAAAGCAGAAGAAAGAAAAAAAAGCAAAAACAACCTCAAAAGAACAAGATGAGAATTATAGTTATGAAGATATGCTAAAAATAAAGGCGGTTTTGTCTGAATACGCAACTACAAATAGATTAGTGAAAGTAATGTGGGATTTTAGAGAATCTCTTTTCAAATATTTTCAGGAAATAGATTTGTTACTTTCTACAAATGAGTTTAAAACAAATAAAAAAATGGAAAAAGGTATTTTAAAAGTTAGCGAAGATTTAGACGATATGTCAAAAAAAATGAAAAAGCATCTTGATAAAAAAATTATAGATGCACAAATTTTGTAGGAGGATAAGAATGTTTAGTGTAGAAGAAGAAAAAGAATTTATAGAGTTATTGCCATTAATGCAGGACTTTACAAGCAAAATTAAAATTATATCGGAATTTGTAGAGAAAGAAGAAAACGAAGTAATAGAAATGGCATTTACTACATTTTTTGGAAAGACATTGAAGCCGAGATATAAAGATTATGGTACAATATATTTGGAACAAGGTAGAAAAATTTCTGGATGCATGATAAGAATGGAGGAAAAAGGAAGAAATCCAAGAGTTAAAACAGGAACGCACGGAATGCCGCAACACATTGAGATGATGTTTGAAACTTTCGGAAGCAGGGAAATAGGTAAAAATATATTAGAATATTCATTTAGGTTAGTAGATATAACTTTAGAGTCGATTTTTTCTTCAGATAAAGAAAAGAAGAAAGAAAAATATAATTTGGCTATTCAGCAATCTAACTTTCTGTATATGATGTTACAAATAGCAGTTAAATTGTTAGCGTTAGATTTATATAAAAAGGGAGAAAAAATTGAAAATGTTACGTTGCGTTATATGACTGAAATGATAGAAAAAGATAAAAAACGATTGGGAGAACTTTTTTCAGAAGCTTTCAATGGTTTTGGAGATTTAACTTCGGCGATAGATGAATATTATTTTACTTTGAACAGCTATTTTGAAGACTACGCTAAAAGGAAATTTAATGTTACTCTTGAAGAAATGGAAAGAATGGGAGAAGAGCATAGAGTACTTAAAAGATTAGGCGAAGATAATGTTTTGAGATATGTAGGTTTTTTATTAGAAAGATTGAGAAATAAGTTAATAATTCAACATACTATGACCGAAAACAAAATAATAACTTTAAAATAAGAGCCTAACGGCTCTTTTCTTTTTGGGAAATTCGGGATATAATATAATAAATATTTTAAAAGGAGTTGATAAAAATGACAAAAAGAGAAAAAATATTATCAGGAATTATTGTTTTGCTTTGTGTCGGGATTTTAGCTGTAGGATATAAGGCTTATAATTACAGGAAAGTATTGATTGAAAAGAAAAAAATTATTGCACAAAAAGACGAAAATTTTTTAAAAGGAATGAAATTGTCTTATGAAGCTTATACAAGATTGCAACTTGTTGATATAATGCGTACTTACGGTATTAGACATCCTTTAAGTAGTTCAGTTTCACAAGTTGAATTTCAAACAGCACTTACAAAAACTTCGGAAAGTAATCAGAAATACTCGAATTTTTTAGAAGAAAATGGATTTAAGGACGGGAAATTATCTAATCTTATAAACAAAGAAAATCCTGATTTTTTTACTATTCAAGACAAATATCAAAGTTTTGCAAAAATATTAGATGAAGAAGATGCTAAGAGTAAAAAAGAATAGAATATGGTAAAAATAAGAAATTTAGAATTAAATATTGGAAAAGAAATCGGATATTATTTGTTTGAAAATAAAAAATTCAAAACTATTGAGGAAGTTGTTATACAGTATTATGAGGATAGAGGATACAGAGGAATTTATACTGAAAACAAATACTGGAGGAATTTTTTTGGATTATTTTTTGATAATATTATAGTGGAACAAGTCGGAAACGTGAATATCTTAAAATTTGATTTTCAAAAAGAGATTGATATAAAAAAGGTATTCAATAAAACGTACTTTTTAAATAAGGCTTACTGTCCTTATAAAAAAGAAGATTTGAAAGTGCTGTTAGATTTTTTAGATTTGGAAAGTTTTATGAAATTGTTATTTTATTATAGGATAAAACAATCAGGATTTCCTGATGTTATGATTTATAACAAAAAGGAACTGTTATTTTTAGAAGTAAAAAATAAAAATGACATGTTAAGAGAAAGTCAAGCGATAACTTTACAAGTTTTATCAAGCAATAATGTGAATGTAGAAATTTGTACTATTAATTTTTCGGAAAGAAAAAAGAAAGAAATAATAAGGCTATTAAAATCTAATAAAGAAGATGTAGACATAATAAACTATTTATTGCAAGATATAATCAAAATAAATAGAAGAAATAAATATTGGTATGAAAAAGGATTAGGAATACTATTTATACTTGTATTTTGGTATATTGGAATACCGTTAGCAATTATTTCTTTTCTGAACAATTATTACAAAGACAAAGCTTACGAAGAAATAAAAGTACAGGAAGTTTTAAAAAAAAGAAAAAATAAAGGCTCTTAGGGGTCTTTATTTTTTGAAACTTCACTTGACAAAAGTCAAATGATAAAGTATAATTGTTTTGAGGTGAAGTAAATGGGTGAAAATACAAAAAAAAACTATAAATTAAAAATATTGAGAAAGCTAATGCTGGATAAAGATTTGCTTTGGAAAGATGTTGAAAGAATAACAGGATTTACAAGGCAAAATATAGACTACGCTTTCAAAAACAATTATCAAAAAACAATTGACAAAGTATTTGAAAAGATACAGTCAGTTTAATTTTTTTTGCAATCACGATTGTCAAAAGTCAAATGATTTTGCAAATAGAATAAATAACCCCAAGAAAGGAGGTTTGATGTGAAAATATTAGATTTGAATAAAATATCAAAAGAAATTGAAATAGTTTTGTCTGAAAATGAAGTAGGATTGGATGAATTTGAAGAAATTTATGAAAAAATAAAAACGGATTACAAAAATAATCCGTTAGATTCTCAAAAAATAAAAAAGAGATACAGAGCACATTTATTGTTTAATATTATATTGTTTTTGGTATTTTTATCAATTATTTTTCTTGAAGTTTATCTAAGACATTAATCAGTTCAAACAGAAACATAAGAATGCTGGCAGTAATTAAGAAAGTAAAGATTTGTTTTAATGTCAAATCAAAAACTATTAAGTTTAGGTTTAAATTCAGAACATTTATAAAAAAGTTATTTAGTACAAACAGAAAATTCAAGACAGAAATTTTTAACAGTTTTGAATTTTTTAAAAATATTGAAATAGCTAAAAAAATACTGTTTGATGAAAAAAAGATACTTAAAGCTTGATTGTCGAATTCAACTGAAAAATAGCTAATAAATATTGAAAAACAAAAAGTAATTAAAATCAAAAAATTAACTTTCTTGTAAATGAAATCAGAAAACGGATTCAAGAAAATTAAGAATAATAAAACTAAAAATAAAGATTTCAAAAAAATACCTCCTTTCGTGTGTGATGTTTGGCAATATATTATACCCCGAAAGTGAAAAAAGAGCCTTTTCAGACTCTTGAAAATTAATTAGGTGTTGAACGTTTATGAGCAGGAACTTTTGTGCCATCTTTCTTAGTGTAAGAACCTACTGAAACAATCTTAACCTTGTTTCCGGATTTTCCAGATGTAGCTTTTGCCATAGTTTTCCTCCTTTCTAATAATTATATATTTGGTAGATTGGAGTTTACGTGTATATATAATTATTTAAAGTCTTGTTAGCAACATACGCTATAGATTGCTAACAATATTATAACGCAACATTTTGTGTTTGTCAACAATAAAATATCACTAAATATAGGAGGGAAAAGAAAATGACTTTTCAAGAATTTTTAAAAGGACGTAAGCAATACAAGGACTTCGTGCTTATTGAAGAGAACGGAGACAAAGAAAAAATTAAGGAAGTAAGTAAACAACACGGAAAAAAAACAAATGGATACGTTTTATTGTATAACAGAGAAACGGAACATTTAAGTAAACATCAAATTTATGTAAGTAACAGAGGATATTCAATTTTGTGGAGAAGAAGAAAAATCTTATTGAACAATTTCAAATGATTTTTTTTGAGAGAAGAAACTCATTAAAACTTGCTGACGACGAAGTCAGTTGAGTTGTCAACTAATAGTTGACAGCTTATATGGACTGTATGGCTGAAAGGTTAAGGCATGGGTAAACTCGAGTAAATCCTATATGGTAGGTTCGACTCCTGCACAGTCCGAATATATTTTGAAAGGTAGGTGTAAACCTCCCTCGAATTTGAATTTATTATATCCGCCTTGTATTTCGGCTACAGGGCGGTAACAAAGGAAACGTAAAGGATGAGAAAAGTAAGCAAAATGCAAAATAATTTGAATAATAACTTTTATTCAGATGAATGGAATACGGATATTAAAACAGTCAATAAAATGATTGAACTTTTAAATCCGTTTCCTGAAAGTAAAATTTTGTGTCCTTTCGACACTGAAAACTCAAATTTTGTGAAACAGTTGAAAGAGCAAGGACACGAAGTTATATACGGAATAAACGATTTTCTCAAAAGTAATAAATATAATTTTGATTATATTATCACAAATCCGCCTTTTTCTATAAAGGACGCTGTAATTGAAAAGTGCCTTGAAAGCGGGAAAAGGACGTGCTTAGTATTACCACTTGAAAGCTTAGCTGGAGTAAAAAGGCACAGAATTTTTGAGAAATATAATACAAAACTTGAAATATATATTCCGACCCGCAGGGTAAATTACTACGATAAAAATTGGAAGAAACGAGACGGAAGTAATTTTCATAGTATATTTATTATTTTTGATAAAGCAAATGTCGAAACGAAAATAACATTTGAATTTGAAGAAGAGAAAATCAAACAATTAAATCTATTTTAGGAGGAATTGTGGGAGAAAAATCAGAGATAATACAAAAAGTAGACAGTATCAATAATCCGCAGCATTACAAACTTAACGGATTGGATATAGAAAGTATTGATGTTGTGAGATCAGTTCTTGGAAAAGAGAAATTCATCGGATTTTGCAAAGGAAATATACTGAAATACTTAATCCGGGAAGAGAACAAGAACGGATTGGAAGATATAAAAAAAGCCAGAAAATATACGGACTGGCTAATAAAGGAAATGGAGGGGTAAAGATGAATGAATTGAAAACGATAGAAAAAGAGAATTTTAAAATTTTTAACAAAGAGAATTTAGGAAGCGTAAGAACGGTATTAGTGGACGGCGAAGTTTGGTTCTGTATAAAAGATGTATGCAATATTTTAGGATTAACAAATCCTACTATGGTAGCTCAAAGATTGGACATGGACGAACAGGCTAAGTTTGACTTAGGGTTATTAAATAAAGAGCTTACGAACTTTGCAAATGAAAGCGGTCTTTATACTTTGATTTTGAGAAGTGATAAACCTGAAGCCAAGACCTTCAGAAAATGGATAACTTCGGAAGTGATACCGTCAATCCGTAAAACAGGAAACTACTCAATTCAAAATCCTGTTGAAGCTTTGCTTGAAAATCCTGTAAAGCTTGGAGAAATGCTGATTGAATACGGAAAAGCAAAAGAACAATTAAAAATACAAGCTCCTAAGGTACAAGCGTATGAAAATTTGTATGAAAGCGATGCCGTTATGGATATTGGAGAAGTATCTAAAACAATAAATTTCAAGGGAATTGGAAGGAATAACTTATTTGCAATTTTAAGACAACAAGGAATATTGAACTCTAATAACGATCCATATCAGGAATATGTAAATAGAGGATATTTTAAATTAATCCCGACAAATTATGTTGATAATTTCGGGAATAGGAAGATGAAAACAGTCGTTTATATGAAAGGGATAGAAGCGATTACAAGGTTATTGCTGAAATTAGGATATACAAAAATAAATCCTAACTATAGTGTGGCAATAAACTAAAAAAAAGACACTTTATAGAGTGTCTTAAAAGGAGTTGGTTATTTAATTTTATAGCTAATTATATCATGAAAAACGGTGTTTGTAAAGGAGTTTAGATGAGTTTTAAGGAACATAATAACCGAATAAAAGCAAAGAATTTCGCTGAATATATCACGGGAGAAGAGTTAAGAAAATATGTAGCTTCCAAAGTTAAAAAATATGTCGGAGAAAATCCAACGATATTTGACGGAGCTTTAGGAAGCGGACAGCTTGAACAGTACTGCAATCCTGAAAAAATCTATGGTGTCGAAATTCAAGCAGAAAGTTGTGAGGCAGCAAAAGAGAATTATTCCGAAATTGACATTGAAAATAAAAGTTTTTTCAATTTCACGAGAGATAATTTTGTAGCTGATTGCGTGATTATGAATCCGCCGTTTTCGATTAAATTCAAAGATTTGTCAGAGGAAGAACAAGAAAATATCAGGAATGAATTTAGCTGGAAAAAGAGCGGAGTTGTCGACGATATATTTGTGCTTAAATCACTCAAATATACGAAAAAATACGGCTTCTACATACTATTTCCTGGTGTCGGATACAGAAGCAGTGAGAAAAAGTTTCGGGAAATTATTGGAAACAGTCTGCAGGAACTTAACATGATAGAAAACGCTTTTGAAGACACAGGAATATCAGTTTTATTTATTGTTATTGATAAGGAAAAAACAGACAATAAAGTTACCAAAGAGTTGTATGATTGTAAAACTAAAAGTCTTCTTAAAATTGAAGAAACGGATCTCGAAGAAGACTTTCGTTGGCAACCGACACAGTTGGAAAAAGAAACAGAAGAAATTAATATAGAAGAGCTTAAAGATGACTTAAAACGGTCATTTTTAGGGCATATTGAAAATAGCTTAGATTTAGAATTATTTCTATTTAGAACGCTTGGAGAAGGAGAATTTCTAAGCTATTTAGCAGCAATAAAAGAAATTGTACGAAAGTACGAAAGAAAATATCTGATAGGAGATGAAGAATGAAAGATATAGTAGAAATCTATAAAGAATGTGGCGATTTTCACGAATCAGTTAAGAGAAGTGGACTTACTCCACTTGTTGCTCACATAAAATTAATGAAAAGCGGTGTTTTGAAAATACAAGACAAAATAAAATATGCCAGTAGAGGTGGAAGATTAGGGGGACTGGCAGAGGAACTATTTCAAAAATTAGTTCCTGATGCTGTGGATGCTAATAAATATTGGCAAAAAAATAATCCTATTTACGATTTCATGTATAAAGGATTGACCATAGACGTCAAATATAGCAGCTATCATTCCCGAGGGAAGAAAACAAACTACTGGAATATACGGACAAAAGGGAAACAGAACATAACAGTAGCATTTTTAGAAAGAAAAAGTGGAGATGAATTGAAAAATCCTTACTGCTTATTAATCCCAAACGGCTTTATCGGGACCAAATGCGATACTCACGTATCTAAGAGTGGAGAATGGTTTCAAAACTTTAGAATAGAACTGGACGAACTACAAAAATACTTAGATGAGTATGCGGAATTTGTTTAAGGAGTAACTATGAAAAGAAATTGGACATTAGGAGAAATAGAAGATTTAAGAATAATGATCGAAGTGGAAGGATTAAGTCACAGGGAAGCGGCAGAGGCACTTGGAAGAACAAAACAATCTGTTTGTCACAAAGCTAGGATATATAAATTTAAAACATCGTATTTTATGGATAAAAGAAAAAAGATAGAATTAAGAAACTTAGTTGAAAATTCAACTATTGATAAAAACACCATTTGTAAAAGATTGAAAATAACAAAAAGATCCTTAAATTATAGAATGGAATTGATGTATAAAACATGCAATTTAACAAATATAAGAAATAAAGGGTTATTTAAAAACAATGGTAAAAAATGGTCGCAGGAAGAAGACGATTTTATTTACAAAAATTATTATAAAATAGGAAGATTGAAAACAGCCAAAGCGTTAGGGAGAACTCTTGGAGCATTAAAAAAAAGAATGTTTGATAACATAGATAAAAAATTGTTAGAAAAAGGTTTTTATACAAAAGGTTGGAACTTTAAAGAACGAACGAGAATATGGAAGGAAAGCAGGGATTTATGAAAACAGAACAAGAAATAAGGGAACTGCTTGAAAGATTCAAGGAAGAAAAAGAAGCAGTATCAAAGGATGAAAACTTGACGATAGAGCAAAGAAACAAGGAATTTAACAGATATTTAGACAGAATACATCTGTTAAGAAGAATTTTAGAAGATTAGAGGTGTCGGAATATGGCCAAAAAATTAATAAATAAAAAGGGGAATTATACAACAATACAAAACGAATTAATAAATGACAAAAGCATATCTTTAAAGGCTAAGGGAATATTGCTATATATGCTGTCAAAACCATATGACTGGAAATATAATCCAAAAGAAATAGCAGCAAATTCAAAAGACGGATTAGATTCAGTATACAGCGGGTTAAAAGAACTTATTGAAGCGGGATATGTAAGCCGAAAGCGATATGCTGACGGTAGGGTAGATTATTATGTTTTTGAAGATAAAAGCGAAAATGACATTGAGGATTTTTCTTTAAAAGAAGAAAACCCAAATCGGGAAAACCCAAATCGGGAAAACCCAAATCGGGAAAACCCAAATCGGGATTTTCCCGACGTATACAAAAGAAAGAATACTACTAAAGAAAGAAATATACTAAATACTGAATATAACAAAAAAGAAAATAAAAAAGAAAGAAACGAAATTGATGATTATATAAACGCTGCTCAAAAAAGTGAGGAGTATAAAAATCTACTTTTTGAGTTTGTAAAATATAGAAAAAAGATAAAATTATCTTTAAAAACTCCAGGACCTCTTAAGACATTGATTAATTTCTTTCCGACAGAAGAACTTTTAAAAGAAGCTTTGGAATATATGGATATGTATAACTGGAGGACAGCTGAACCACAATGGATAGAAAATAAAAAGCAAGGAGGAAACAATAATGGTGGAAAGCGTGCAGGATATAGCAAAACGAATGGAAAACATTCGGAAAAACCAGACTACTCAACGGGATTTGAAGACTGGAACTAATAATTATATGGCTGAAACTGTGGATTGGGATGAAGAAATAAGAAAACAAGAAACGAAAG belongs to Pseudoleptotrichia goodfellowii and includes:
- a CDS encoding helix-turn-helix domain-containing protein; translated protein: MAKKLINKKGNYTTIQNELINDKSISLKAKGILLYMLSKPYDWKYNPKEIAANSKDGLDSVYSGLKELIEAGYVSRKRYADGRVDYYVFEDKSENDIEDFSLKEENPNRENPNRENPNRENPNRDFPDVYKRKNTTKERNILNTEYNKKENKKERNEIDDYINAAQKSEEYKNLLFEFVKYRKKIKLSLKTPGPLKTLINFFPTEELLKEALEYMDMYNWRTAEPQWIENKKQGGNNNGGKRAGYSKTNGKHSEKPDYSTGFEDWN
- a CDS encoding N-6 DNA methylase, with translation MSFKEHNNRIKAKNFAEYITGEELRKYVASKVKKYVGENPTIFDGALGSGQLEQYCNPEKIYGVEIQAESCEAAKENYSEIDIENKSFFNFTRDNFVADCVIMNPPFSIKFKDLSEEEQENIRNEFSWKKSGVVDDIFVLKSLKYTKKYGFYILFPGVGYRSSEKKFREIIGNSLQELNMIENAFEDTGISVLFIVIDKEKTDNKVTKELYDCKTKSLLKIEETDLEEDFRWQPTQLEKETEEINIEELKDDLKRSFLGHIENSLDLELFLFRTLGEGEFLSYLAAIKEIVRKYERKYLIGDEE
- a CDS encoding DUF3310 domain-containing protein, which codes for MGEKSEIIQKVDSINNPQHYKLNGLDIESIDVVRSVLGKEKFIGFCKGNILKYLIREENKNGLEDIKKARKYTDWLIKEMEG
- a CDS encoding helix-turn-helix domain-containing protein, which produces MKTMGSIFKEYRKKERITQRELADLLNCSLQSIAKIETNKSNAGPKILTEFLKQRNIDKETRKIIFEYKKQKKEKKAKTTSKEQDENYSYEDMLKIKAVLSEYATTNRLVKVMWDFRESLFKYFQEIDLLLSTNEFKTNKKMEKGILKVSEDLDDMSKKMKKHLDKKIIDAQIL
- a CDS encoding VRR-NUC domain-containing protein, producing MVKIRNLELNIGKEIGYYLFENKKFKTIEEVVIQYYEDRGYRGIYTENKYWRNFFGLFFDNIIVEQVGNVNILKFDFQKEIDIKKVFNKTYFLNKAYCPYKKEDLKVLLDFLDLESFMKLLFYYRIKQSGFPDVMIYNKKELLFLEVKNKNDMLRESQAITLQVLSSNNVNVEICTINFSERKKKEIIRLLKSNKEDVDIINYLLQDIIKINRRNKYWYEKGLGILFILVFWYIGIPLAIISFLNNYYKDKAYEEIKVQEVLKKRKNKGS
- a CDS encoding phage antirepressor KilAC domain-containing protein — encoded protein: MNELKTIEKENFKIFNKENLGSVRTVLVDGEVWFCIKDVCNILGLTNPTMVAQRLDMDEQAKFDLGLLNKELTNFANESGLYTLILRSDKPEAKTFRKWITSEVIPSIRKTGNYSIQNPVEALLENPVKLGEMLIEYGKAKEQLKIQAPKVQAYENLYESDAVMDIGEVSKTINFKGIGRNNLFAILRQQGILNSNNDPYQEYVNRGYFKLIPTNYVDNFGNRKMKTVVYMKGIEAITRLLLKLGYTKINPNYSVAIN
- a CDS encoding XRE family transcriptional regulator, whose protein sequence is MDKIEEVSIAIRKRREELGLYQEDVVEKLRKENIHISVSGLSRIESSERQKLDSKLLIALSKILKKDFMAILGHNPQNFNGQSEVREESNVYGGSFQSFVTIPLYSMASAGNGLIEFSNEVDYIDIPKLNGNVKKSDFASKVKGDSMEPYYHEGDIIVVDVSNRDIRTLNGKEALIDYDGKRYLKIVEFEVGTGDLRLKSYNPAYSDIQIKNYDLDEVECKGVISMVISMRNNKRI